In the genome of candidate division WOR-3 bacterium, the window GAACATTAATCCGCTCCAGGTTCGGTTGGATTGATTCAGTAATATCCTTGGGCACAACCTCTTTGATAGGAGCAAGTTCTACCGGCACCTTGGCATAAAGGACTAAGTCAATATCTTGTCGGTTGGCGACTTCATAGATCACATCCGGAGTGGCTAAACAACCGACCAAATTCACAATCCATAAGGAGATAATATGCTCAACCTTACCTTCTCGTTCTTTCGCCCTTAGATAGTTTAAGAGATCTCTTTGAGTCCTTTCCGCAAAGTCCATTAGGACTCTTCCCACTCTCGCCCTTCTTTGGGGTCTTGGTAGATTCTCAATCGTTGGGTCAAGTTCTAAGGCATTTTTCCTTTCTTTTAGGACAAAGTCAACCGGAATCTTCTGGTCCGAAGAAGATTTCTCTAAGATAGAGATGAGTTGAGGGTCAATTAAGGCAGAAGAAGAGAAAGAGAAGATTAAAAACAAGAAGAGACAAGTTCTAAAAATAACCTTCATATCTCCTCCTTAAAAGTTTCTTTTTCATATCTTTAGCACCTTCCTACTCTTTATCTTTTCTTCCCCAGGTTTGAGGTGATAAAAATAGATGCCTTTTGGTAAAACCTTTCCTCTATCATCCCGACCATCCCAAACCTTCTGAGAAAGGGAGCGAACCAAAATTCCTTGGGCGTTATAGATTAAAATCTCCGCTCCCTTGGGCAGGTCACCAGTAAATATCGTCTTACTGGTAAACGGATTAGGAGAGAAGGAAAGATTAGCCATCGGTATTGATTTTATCTCTTTCACTCCGGGTCGGGATACTACCCTTACCGAATCCAATTGCCAATCATTCGTTGGGTCAATATCTTCAGAAAGTTGGGTGGTGCATTTCACTAAATGAACCCCTAAGGGGAAGGCGAGCCATTCCGGAAAATAAACTGTATCCTCTTCTCCGATATCAAGGGAAAGGGTTGTGTCAATAAGATAGAAATCACCAATCTTAAACCGAACCAAAAATTCTTCTTCCCTTGTGCCGAAGTTCTGAACGATTGCCTTGGGAATTACTACTTCTCCGGAATCAATCTCTCCGATCGGCGCCAAAATGGCAACGGTGCCGACATCATGGATTGGTCTTCGGACAATCACCCAGGTAAAGGAGGTATCATTTCCCGGATTTCTATCCCCACTGAGCGCGGTAAAGGATTTAACGATAAAGGTATCACAGATTGTCGCTTCCCAAGGAGAGAAGGAGACGACCATTGAATCATTCGGTTCCAGACTGATCCAAGCCGAATCCTCATAAATCTCATCTATTAAGAACCAAACCGGTAATTCCGCAGACAGGTTGCCGAAGTTTCTAACTTTAACCGAAGGAATAATTGTTTGCCCGGAGTCAACAATCCCTTGGGGAGCAAAAATCTCTTCCACCCCGCAGTCTAAAACCCCAACCGTCACTTCCCTACTCTGGGCATCGTTATCCGGATAGAAATCTCCTGCCAGTTCCGTAGAGCATCTCACCGGATGGGTGCCAACTTGCACTGCCTGCCAATCGGGAAATGTGAGATAAATTTTTGCTCCAGGACTATGATTAGAAACCGTTGCCGTCTCGTTATAAAAATCACCAATCTTAAACCGAACCGTATAACTCTCTGTACTATTACCATAATTATAAACCGTGCAGGCTGGTGTCACAACCACTCCGGAATCAACAAAGGATGGCGGTGAAGTGATTAACAGACAGCCAACATCCCGCACCCGAACCAAAACTTGTGAAGTTCTCTTATCGTTATTGGGATTCTGGTCATTAGCAAGTTCCGTGGAGCAAGAGACTGCCCAAGTGCCTCTTTGGAGAGCCTCCCAGTTAGGAAATGTGAGATAGACTTTTGTCTGGGGACTGTGATTACTAACAGTCGCTGTCTGGTTATAAAAATTACCAATCTTAAAGCGAACCTGATAACTGACCGTTTGGTTTCCGTAGTTATAAACCGTGCAGGCGGGTGTAGTTGAAGTTCCAGAATCAACCACTGTTGGTGGTGCGGTGATTGCCGAAACTCCAACATCATAAATTGTTGGGGGTGCTAAAACCAGAAAGGAATCAACCCAAAGGTCATTTCTTGAAAACATATCACCAGCCAGTCCAGTAGAGCAACGAACCGAGACATAACCCGGAGGGGATGCGGTCCAACTCGGGAAGTTTACCGTATCTTCAATCCCGGGAGCCAAGGTCTTATTTCTCGTCTCGTCATAAGTTGTCCCAATCCGCATCCGAATGGGAAAGGTCTGAGTGGTTGTGCCAAAGTTTCTGACTATGACCTTAGGCGTAATCACCCGATTAAAACTATCCGCCCCAAATGGCGCAAGGAGAGCCATAATCCCGACATCCGTAGAATATGGTGTATACCAACCATCCAGTTTGTAAAGATAATTATCTGGACTCTGCATAATGCTAATCCAATAGTCCCCATTTCTTGGATCCCAAGCCACACCCCGGGCATTATTGATATAACCCGCCAGATCCGGTAAGCGAGAGCGA includes:
- a CDS encoding T9SS type A sorting domain-containing protein — protein: MRTSLVFLVGLFLVISFSQAGEWAEPKKVAEKDPPPSVVWGPFVMPDLRGLGWGLYGLCYNGRLNKLDAVYCWQPYIRRYRSTDSTNPAYPETIRVSLISSPVGDSFQDFTFSRYDNAIWIHSSKYKKVYKINADNGSLLREFPSPARRYPVGIAFNEREKKLYLIDRMDEGVFPCSLYVTDTLGQVLERFSLGHLGYSYAGARCLDFDYTNSNPNWPSLLLLYSYFSSSGALDSCALFELDPRNAAIIHRSRLPDLAGYINNARGVAWDPRNGDYWISIMQSPDNYLYKLDGWYTPYSTDVGIMALLAPFGADSFNRVITPKVIVRNFGTTTQTFPIRMRIGTTYDETRNKTLAPGIEDTVNFPSWTASPPGYVSVRCSTGLAGDMFSRNDLWVDSFLVLAPPTIYDVGVSAITAPPTVVDSGTSTTPACTVYNYGNQTVSYQVRFKIGNFYNQTATVSNHSPQTKVYLTFPNWEALQRGTWAVSCSTELANDQNPNNDKRTSQVLVRVRDVGCLLITSPPSFVDSGVVVTPACTVYNYGNSTESYTVRFKIGDFYNETATVSNHSPGAKIYLTFPDWQAVQVGTHPVRCSTELAGDFYPDNDAQSREVTVGVLDCGVEEIFAPQGIVDSGQTIIPSVKVRNFGNLSAELPVWFLIDEIYEDSAWISLEPNDSMVVSFSPWEATICDTFIVKSFTALSGDRNPGNDTSFTWVIVRRPIHDVGTVAILAPIGEIDSGEVVIPKAIVQNFGTREEEFLVRFKIGDFYLIDTTLSLDIGEEDTVYFPEWLAFPLGVHLVKCTTQLSEDIDPTNDWQLDSVRVVSRPGVKEIKSIPMANLSFSPNPFTSKTIFTGDLPKGAEILIYNAQGILVRSLSQKVWDGRDDRGKVLPKGIYFYHLKPGEEKIKSRKVLKI